In Mongoliitalea daihaiensis, one DNA window encodes the following:
- a CDS encoding type I restriction endonuclease subunit R, which yields MNASSGVAVKEYLTDVGPADYVLFVDGKPCGVIEAKREEEGHRMTVHEGQGEDYANAKLKHLKNEPLPFVYISTGEVTRFTDFTDPKPRAREVFSFHRPETLRDWVKRDKSLRRRLLDLPALQTDGLRDCQINAITKLETSFKENRPRALIQMATGSGKTFTAITAIYRLLKYAKAKRVLFLVDTKNLGEQAEQEFMSFVPNDDNRKFTELYSVQRLKSSYIATDSQVCISTIQRLYSILKGTELEEAAEEENPNERKYQPKEIPPIEYDGKMPIEFFDFIVIDECHRSIYNLWKQVLEYYDAFEVGLTATPDKRTIGYFDQNLVSEYSHEMAVADGVNVGYEVFIIDTKVTQQGATLWKGEYIEHRERLSRRKRMELQDEDEEYSKQQLDKDVVNPNQIRTIIRTFKEHLPTIFKDRYDKNGNFEVPKTLIFAKTDSHANDIIDIVREEFAEENKFCKKITYNSEDPKSTLAQFRNDYHPRIAVTVDMIATGTDVKPLECLLFMRDVKSKNYFEQMKGRGTRTIDLDSLRKVTPTARFTKDHFVIVDAIGVTKSLKTDSRPLEKKPGVPLKDLLQAIAVGAREEELFTSLANRLTRLDKQITEKEKKQFAEKANGKSVSQVVKELLNAFNPDVLEEIESKVRTEMAGAAPVEIEAKIKAQTETLQNEAAKVFTGELNEYIENVRKAHEQKIDLANPDEVIHVGWDKDNTNKANEIITSFSEWMQENKDELMALQIFYNQPFRRRELTYSMIKEVLEKLQNDKPSLAPLNVWRAYEALEQCNGSPRNELTAIVSLIRKISGLDSTLTSYDKIVDKNFQDWVFKKQAGATKFNEEQMQWLRMIKDYVVNSFHIDKDDFDLNPFNAQGGLGKMWQLFGEQTEEIINELNEALAA from the coding sequence TTGAATGCTAGTTCTGGGGTTGCTGTAAAAGAATATTTGACAGATGTTGGTCCTGCGGACTATGTTTTATTTGTTGATGGAAAACCTTGTGGAGTAATTGAAGCTAAACGAGAAGAAGAAGGTCATAGAATGACTGTACATGAAGGACAAGGTGAAGACTATGCAAATGCTAAACTCAAACATCTAAAGAATGAACCATTGCCTTTTGTGTATATCAGCACAGGAGAAGTAACAAGGTTTACGGACTTTACCGACCCAAAACCAAGAGCAAGAGAAGTCTTCAGTTTTCACAGACCTGAAACATTAAGAGATTGGGTAAAACGAGACAAATCACTTCGTAGAAGATTATTGGATTTACCTGCTTTGCAAACTGATGGTTTGAGAGATTGTCAAATCAACGCCATCACAAAACTTGAAACGTCATTCAAAGAGAACCGACCTAGAGCCTTGATTCAAATGGCAACAGGTTCAGGAAAAACTTTTACTGCTATAACTGCCATTTATCGCTTGTTGAAATATGCAAAGGCAAAACGAGTTTTGTTTTTGGTTGACACAAAAAACCTTGGCGAACAAGCAGAGCAGGAATTTATGTCATTCGTTCCAAATGATGACAACAGAAAGTTTACTGAACTTTACAGCGTTCAGAGACTAAAATCAAGCTACATAGCAACCGACAGTCAAGTTTGCATAAGCACAATTCAGCGTTTGTATTCCATTTTAAAGGGAACCGAGTTAGAAGAAGCAGCCGAAGAAGAAAATCCAAACGAGAGAAAATACCAACCAAAGGAAATACCGCCAATTGAGTATGATGGCAAAATGCCGATTGAGTTTTTTGATTTCATTGTAATTGATGAATGTCACAGGAGCATTTACAATTTATGGAAACAAGTTCTTGAATATTATGATGCTTTTGAAGTTGGCTTAACAGCCACTCCCGACAAAAGAACCATTGGTTATTTTGACCAAAATCTGGTTAGTGAATATTCTCACGAAATGGCGGTTGCTGATGGAGTTAATGTTGGATATGAAGTATTTATCATAGACACAAAGGTAACGCAACAAGGTGCTACACTTTGGAAAGGCGAATACATTGAACACCGTGAACGCCTGAGCAGAAGAAAAAGAATGGAATTGCAGGATGAAGATGAAGAATATTCAAAACAGCAATTGGATAAGGATGTAGTAAATCCAAATCAGATAAGAACCATCATTCGCACTTTTAAAGAGCATTTACCGACCATTTTCAAAGACCGTTACGATAAGAACGGAAATTTTGAAGTTCCTAAAACATTGATTTTTGCAAAAACAGATAGCCACGCAAACGACATAATTGATATTGTACGTGAGGAGTTTGCCGAAGAAAATAAATTCTGCAAGAAAATCACATACAACAGCGAAGACCCAAAAAGCACCTTGGCTCAATTCCGTAACGACTATCATCCAAGGATTGCGGTAACGGTAGATATGATTGCCACTGGTACAGATGTAAAACCATTGGAATGTTTGCTTTTTATGCGAGATGTAAAGAGCAAAAACTACTTTGAACAGATGAAAGGCAGAGGCACACGAACTATTGATTTGGATAGTTTACGAAAAGTAACGCCTACTGCAAGATTCACAAAAGACCATTTTGTAATTGTTGATGCCATTGGTGTAACCAAGAGTTTAAAAACAGATAGCCGACCTTTAGAAAAGAAACCTGGCGTTCCGCTAAAAGATTTGCTTCAAGCTATTGCAGTAGGTGCAAGAGAAGAAGAATTGTTTACCTCTTTAGCTAACCGACTTACCCGATTAGACAAACAAATCACAGAAAAAGAGAAAAAACAATTTGCCGAAAAAGCCAATGGCAAAAGCGTTTCGCAAGTGGTAAAAGAATTGTTGAATGCTTTTAATCCTGATGTTTTAGAAGAAATTGAGAGCAAAGTAAGAACTGAAATGGCAGGTGCTGCTCCTGTAGAGATTGAAGCGAAAATCAAAGCACAAACAGAAACACTGCAAAACGAAGCAGCAAAAGTATTTACAGGTGAACTAAACGAATACATTGAAAATGTTCGCAAAGCACACGAACAAAAAATTGACTTAGCAAATCCTGATGAAGTTATTCACGTTGGTTGGGACAAAGACAACACCAACAAAGCAAATGAAATCATTACTAGTTTTTCAGAATGGATGCAAGAGAACAAAGACGAATTAATGGCATTGCAGATTTTTTACAACCAACCCTTTAGAAGAAGAGAATTAACCTATTCAATGATAAAAGAGGTTTTGGAAAAACTCCAAAACGATAAACCTTCCCTTGCTCCTTTGAATGTATGGAGAGCTTATGAGGCATTGGAACAATGCAACGGCTCACCAAGGAACGAACTAACAGCAATTGTTTCTTTGATTCGTAAAATCAGTGGATTAGATAGCACATTGACGAGTTATGATAAAATAGTGGACAAAAATTTTCAGGATTGGGTTTTCAAGAAACAAGCCGGAGCAACCAAATTTAACGAAGAACAAATGCAATGGCTGAGAATGATTAAAGATTATGTAGTGAATAGTTTCCATATTGACAAAGACGACTTTGATTTAAATCCATTCAACGCACAAGGTGGGTTGGGCAAAATGTGGCAATTGTTTGGAGAACAAACAGAAGAAATTATTAACGAATTAAATGAGGCACTGGCAGCATAA
- a CDS encoding helix-turn-helix domain-containing protein: MNLQIIMGKKSKFDIAVVDHIRELRISKGYSQDDFAAFLETSRGFIGQIESPLSPSKYNLNHLNRLAFEMKCSPKDLIPDQSFWEELPKKQK; the protein is encoded by the coding sequence TTGAATTTGCAAATAATAATGGGGAAAAAAAGCAAATTTGATATTGCAGTTGTAGATCATATACGAGAACTTAGAATTAGTAAAGGCTATTCTCAAGATGATTTTGCTGCATTTTTAGAAACTTCAAGGGGTTTTATTGGGCAAATTGAAAGCCCTTTATCTCCGAGTAAATACAATTTAAATCATTTAAATAGATTAGCATTTGAAATGAAATGTTCTCCCAAAGACCTTATACCTGACCAATCTTTTTGGGAAGAATTGCCCAAAAAACAGAAATAA
- a CDS encoding RagB/SusD family nutrient uptake outer membrane protein: MNRIKIKMICVIFGSIMISCDSFLDQKPQQTFVIPESLSELQALLDNSDQVFNQTPGGFVFAADEFKITEQGFNAINLVAREFYSWDPEAFIAQENLGDWNRPYQQVFVANLVLEGLERIPANQRNDEWNRIKGQALFCRGFAVFNLVQLFADPYSPSTAGNSFGLPYPTASNINLRYDRETLEITYRKLIDDLLQASDLLPTDTPILTRPSKAAAYLMLAKSYLIISEFQLAEEFASKSYALKNDLLDYNELNPSAARPIPAFNVEQVYYCLQLSISQFSNQIHFDESFINSYDEDDLRKSIFFQLNPSTRLINFKGSYTGNLLSFGGLAVDETIFVLAEAKLRNGNHQEASALVNHLLKFRFKDGEIIPVDFQNESDALKMLFEEKHKQLVFRGTRWTDLRRMMVEGRLTETLSKTVGENVFTLIPREPKWTYLIPFGEVSRNTIPQNPR, translated from the coding sequence ATGAATCGAATAAAAATAAAAATGATATGTGTGATTTTTGGATCTATTATGATAAGCTGTGATTCATTTTTGGACCAAAAACCACAACAAACCTTCGTTATTCCAGAGAGCCTTTCTGAATTACAAGCCTTGCTTGACAATAGTGATCAGGTATTTAATCAAACCCCCGGAGGCTTTGTATTTGCAGCAGATGAATTCAAAATAACAGAGCAAGGTTTCAACGCAATAAATTTAGTGGCAAGGGAATTTTACTCTTGGGATCCAGAAGCATTTATTGCACAAGAAAATTTAGGTGATTGGAATCGTCCTTATCAACAGGTTTTTGTTGCAAATTTGGTTCTTGAAGGACTGGAAAGAATTCCTGCCAATCAAAGGAATGATGAGTGGAATAGAATCAAGGGACAAGCACTATTCTGCCGAGGTTTTGCAGTATTCAATTTGGTTCAGTTGTTTGCTGATCCGTATTCACCCAGTACAGCGGGAAACTCATTTGGCTTGCCGTACCCTACGGCTTCAAATATTAATTTAAGATATGATAGGGAGACACTTGAAATTACCTATCGAAAGTTAATTGATGATTTATTGCAAGCTTCTGATTTGCTTCCAACGGATACGCCAATCCTAACACGACCAAGTAAAGCAGCAGCTTATTTGATGCTCGCTAAATCCTATTTGATAATTTCAGAGTTTCAATTAGCAGAGGAATTTGCTAGCAAATCGTACGCACTAAAAAATGATCTGCTGGACTACAATGAATTAAATCCCTCGGCAGCAAGACCAATTCCTGCATTTAATGTTGAACAGGTTTATTATTGCCTTCAATTATCTATCAGCCAATTTTCTAATCAAATTCATTTTGATGAATCCTTTATAAATTCTTATGATGAAGATGACCTTAGAAAGTCAATTTTCTTTCAATTGAATCCATCTACCAGACTCATCAATTTTAAAGGGTCCTATACGGGAAATCTACTTTCCTTCGGTGGATTAGCTGTTGATGAGACTATTTTTGTTTTAGCAGAAGCCAAACTTAGGAATGGAAATCATCAAGAAGCATCTGCTTTGGTCAATCATTTATTGAAGTTTAGATTTAAAGATGGAGAAATTATTCCGGTTGATTTTCAAAATGAAAGTGATGCATTAAAAATGCTTTTTGAAGAGAAACATAAACAATTGGTATTTAGAGGAACTCGATGGACTGATTTGAGAAGGATGATGGTCGAAGGTAGATTGACAGAAACACTTTCTAAGACTGTAGGTGAAAATGTATTTACCTTGATTCCAAGAGAACCCAAATGGACTTATTTAATTCCATTCGGAGAAGTTTCAAGAAATACTATCCCACAAAATCCAAGATAG
- a CDS encoding TlpA family protein disulfide reductase, protein MKVKIYSFMLMILFLMSQKGFAQTSTDFQEIKPLEVGDFLPDILLENLLFNDVATVQTADFKGSYLILDFWATWCAPCIASFPKTAELNKIYEGKLKILPVTYQSKDEVEKLFSRTQKLRDLKIPMVYNDNILRVLFPHQTLPHYVWIGPDGKIIASTYGNDITEEKIEQVINGQATVLGSKRDKIIDVDPYKPLLAGNPNFGNTPIYYQSALTGPIDGFPGKYDLIRDDQKRIKKFLFTNTSIKHLMRIGFSDGKNIFHNKLIEIDVQDPEKVTTKKTGEEYKIWKQQGNSFCFELIVPDIPEEQKWALLKSELIKLFPQYLISVEERNSPTLALKSLGDPSHLKSKGGPSKYAFSGISGELQNTTLEMLVVHLNSMYLQRDHRLILNKTGIDFPVDLSIEANLRSVEDLQKALAAYNLVLEEELNPVSKLVIRDNPKFIKP, encoded by the coding sequence ATGAAAGTTAAAATTTACTCCTTCATGTTGATGATTTTATTCTTGATGTCACAAAAAGGATTTGCTCAAACATCAACAGATTTCCAAGAAATAAAGCCACTGGAAGTAGGCGATTTCCTACCGGATATACTACTCGAAAATTTGCTTTTCAATGATGTTGCTACAGTTCAAACAGCTGATTTTAAAGGGTCCTATTTGATCCTGGACTTTTGGGCTACTTGGTGCGCACCCTGTATAGCTAGTTTCCCTAAAACTGCTGAACTGAATAAAATTTATGAAGGAAAGCTAAAAATCCTTCCTGTAACTTACCAATCAAAAGATGAGGTTGAAAAGCTCTTTAGCCGAACCCAAAAACTAAGGGATTTAAAAATCCCCATGGTTTACAATGACAACATTCTAAGAGTTTTATTTCCTCACCAAACCCTTCCCCATTACGTTTGGATAGGTCCCGATGGAAAAATTATCGCTTCCACTTACGGAAATGATATCACGGAAGAGAAAATCGAGCAGGTTATTAATGGGCAGGCAACAGTATTGGGATCAAAAAGAGATAAGATAATTGACGTAGACCCCTACAAACCCTTGTTGGCAGGTAATCCAAACTTTGGGAATACACCAATATATTATCAATCGGCTCTTACAGGTCCAATTGATGGATTTCCAGGAAAATATGATCTTATTAGGGACGATCAGAAAAGGATAAAAAAATTTCTTTTTACAAATACTTCTATAAAACACCTAATGAGAATAGGTTTTAGTGATGGTAAAAATATTTTTCATAATAAACTAATCGAAATTGATGTCCAAGATCCTGAGAAAGTCACAACAAAAAAAACTGGGGAAGAATATAAAATTTGGAAACAGCAGGGAAACAGCTTCTGCTTTGAGTTGATTGTTCCAGATATTCCTGAAGAACAAAAGTGGGCCTTATTGAAATCCGAATTAATCAAGCTTTTTCCCCAATATTTAATTTCAGTAGAAGAACGAAATTCCCCAACATTAGCGCTTAAATCGCTTGGTGATCCTTCACATTTGAAATCCAAGGGAGGACCTTCAAAATATGCATTTTCTGGTATTTCAGGTGAGCTTCAAAATACAACCTTAGAAATGTTGGTAGTTCATCTTAATAGCATGTACCTCCAACGAGACCATCGATTAATACTAAATAAAACAGGTATAGATTTCCCAGTTGATCTTTCCATTGAAGCAAATCTTAGAAGTGTAGAAGATTTACAAAAAGCACTTGCTGCTTACAATTTAGTCTTAGAAGAAGAATTGAACCCAGTTTCTAAACTGGTAATTCGAGACAACCCAAAATTTATAAAGCCATGA
- a CDS encoding SusC/RagA family TonB-linked outer membrane protein produces MKTKHILLILLCLFSFYGKAQDIRRLQKGRVSSESTGEPLVGATIMIKDTKKGVIADRDGRFEIILNSINDVLVISYLGFETRELSPSNVSEDFLNIQLKDLGLDLMNVEVVSTGYQQLPKERATGSFVQLDEELVNRRVSTNLIDRLEDITPGLIFNRRNVNRDLDIDIRGRSTIFGNSRPLIIIDNFPYDGDLSTVNPNDVESITVLRDAAAASIWGVRAANGVIVITTKKGKFNQPTKFSFNSNFTSIEVPDQFYLPVMNASDVLEAEKILFDRGFWDNQRNSISRPPIPLGAETLLGIRDGLISEEEGRLILDRLASNDLRNDLTNDVFRRSFNRQYSLQAMGGGETNRFFFGLGLDRNDENLQFNSNQRVTLNTRQIFSVGKKLEVDAGVYFVQSTQNSPNQGVSSIGLTATRPLPIYYSLRDENGLPIVTPRDFNRSITDNAIDRGLLDWQFRPLDELNINQNSSKTTDIRINSALKYTIKEGFSATLSYQYWKANTERLLYRPLDSYFSRNLINQFTQVLADGSLQRAIPLGGIGDFNYVSSFSHSLRLQTDYSKIWENHELVILGGSEFKLLESNLSSKRLYGYVRENAVNLPVDFVSLFRNNAVPAQQLRVPYGNSVNSFYDRFISFFGNASYTLNRKYVLSASLRRDLSNIFGVDTNLRGVPLFSGGAAWNLSKESFYNVNWLPYSKLRLTYGYNGNVDNSISSLAIARFATNNILGLPTGVIISNPNPELRWERVGMLNIAYDFATRNDWLSGSMEFYRKNAVDLIGVTGFPPSSGITEFRGNFAETEGWGMDINIRTININKAVRWTTDVFFSKIVEKVVTYNRMETSLAYVQAGAGMGAFNPVPFEGRPLFSVYSFPFVGLDPNTGDPIGLLNGEPSTNFNSIISTTSPEDLIFHGSARPTSFGAVRNTIQWKGFNLSLNISYRLGYYYRRNSVNYTNVLLGSGDHADFNNRWRSPGDELTTSVPSIPAIANINRDNLFLFSEALVERGDHIRLQDIRLGYQLSKNEIPKIPFERAEIYFYANNLGILWKASNDVLDPDFQLARPLTSISVGLKVDF; encoded by the coding sequence ATGAAAACAAAGCATATACTATTGATTTTGTTGTGCCTTTTTTCCTTTTATGGAAAAGCCCAAGATATACGCAGACTGCAAAAAGGCCGTGTCTCATCAGAATCAACTGGAGAACCTTTGGTCGGTGCGACCATTATGATCAAGGATACTAAGAAAGGTGTGATTGCTGATAGAGATGGTAGATTCGAAATTATCCTAAATTCAATTAATGATGTGCTGGTCATATCATATCTTGGTTTTGAGACGAGAGAGCTAAGTCCTAGCAACGTTTCTGAGGACTTCCTGAACATACAATTAAAGGATTTGGGGCTTGATTTAATGAATGTAGAAGTGGTGTCTACTGGGTATCAACAATTGCCCAAAGAAAGAGCAACCGGTTCATTTGTTCAACTAGATGAAGAACTTGTTAACAGGCGTGTAAGTACCAATCTTATTGACAGATTGGAAGATATTACACCAGGTCTGATCTTCAATAGGAGAAATGTCAACAGAGATTTGGACATTGATATTAGGGGTAGAAGCACCATATTTGGAAACAGTCGTCCATTAATTATTATAGATAATTTTCCCTATGATGGCGATTTAAGTACAGTAAATCCAAACGATGTTGAAAGTATTACTGTCTTGCGGGACGCAGCTGCCGCATCTATATGGGGAGTTAGAGCTGCCAATGGAGTAATTGTGATAACTACAAAAAAGGGAAAATTCAATCAGCCAACTAAATTTTCATTCAATTCCAATTTTACATCTATTGAGGTTCCCGATCAATTTTATTTACCTGTGATGAATGCTTCTGATGTATTAGAAGCCGAAAAAATACTTTTTGATAGAGGTTTTTGGGATAACCAGCGAAACAGTATCTCAAGGCCTCCCATACCTCTGGGGGCAGAAACTTTATTGGGTATCAGAGATGGTTTAATTAGCGAAGAGGAGGGGAGACTAATTTTGGATAGATTGGCATCCAATGATCTTAGAAATGACTTGACCAATGATGTTTTTAGGAGATCTTTTAACCGTCAATATTCCTTGCAAGCAATGGGAGGAGGGGAGACCAATAGATTTTTCTTTGGACTAGGATTGGATAGAAATGATGAAAACTTACAGTTTAATTCCAATCAGCGAGTCACTCTCAATACTAGGCAAATATTTAGTGTAGGTAAAAAGCTGGAAGTTGATGCAGGTGTTTATTTTGTCCAATCGACCCAAAATTCACCAAACCAAGGAGTCTCTTCCATAGGTTTAACTGCAACAAGGCCTTTGCCAATCTATTACAGCCTGCGCGATGAAAATGGGTTGCCAATAGTAACTCCGAGAGATTTTAATAGAAGCATAACAGATAATGCAATAGATAGGGGTTTATTGGATTGGCAATTCAGACCTTTAGATGAGTTAAATATCAATCAAAATTCCTCTAAAACAACGGACATCCGGATAAATTCTGCCTTAAAGTATACAATAAAAGAAGGTTTTTCAGCTACGCTATCATACCAATATTGGAAGGCAAATACTGAGAGATTATTGTACCGACCCTTGGATTCATACTTCAGTAGAAATTTAATAAACCAGTTCACCCAAGTTTTGGCAGATGGCAGTTTACAAAGGGCAATTCCATTGGGTGGTATCGGGGATTTTAATTATGTTTCATCATTTTCTCACTCGCTAAGACTTCAAACGGATTATTCAAAAATTTGGGAAAATCATGAATTAGTGATTTTGGGAGGTTCAGAATTTAAGCTATTAGAATCTAACTTATCATCTAAGCGTTTGTATGGGTATGTGCGGGAGAATGCGGTTAATCTCCCTGTTGATTTCGTGTCCTTATTTAGAAACAATGCCGTTCCTGCTCAACAACTTAGAGTACCTTATGGCAATTCCGTTAATAGTTTTTACGATAGATTTATCTCATTTTTTGGAAATGCTTCTTATACTTTAAATAGAAAATATGTGCTTTCCGCAAGTTTAAGAAGGGATTTATCGAATATTTTCGGTGTAGATACGAACCTTAGAGGGGTGCCATTATTTTCAGGAGGGGCAGCTTGGAATCTCAGTAAAGAAAGCTTTTACAATGTAAACTGGTTGCCATACAGTAAATTGAGACTTACCTATGGCTACAATGGAAACGTAGATAACAGCATCTCCTCATTGGCAATTGCAAGATTTGCTACAAATAATATCTTGGGTTTACCTACGGGAGTGATAATTTCAAATCCCAATCCCGAACTTCGTTGGGAACGGGTTGGCATGTTGAATATAGCATATGATTTCGCAACACGTAATGATTGGTTATCGGGTTCTATGGAATTCTATAGAAAAAATGCGGTTGACTTGATTGGGGTTACGGGGTTCCCACCTTCATCAGGCATTACTGAATTTAGAGGAAATTTTGCAGAGACCGAAGGTTGGGGGATGGATATAAATATTAGAACCATCAATATAAATAAAGCAGTCCGCTGGACGACTGATGTATTCTTCTCAAAAATAGTAGAAAAGGTTGTCACTTATAATAGAATGGAAACATCATTGGCTTATGTACAAGCTGGTGCAGGAATGGGGGCATTTAATCCTGTACCTTTTGAAGGTAGACCTTTGTTTTCTGTTTATAGTTTTCCATTTGTAGGACTTGATCCTAATACAGGTGATCCAATTGGTTTATTGAACGGGGAGCCAAGTACGAATTTTAACTCTATTATTTCAACAACAAGCCCCGAAGATTTAATCTTCCATGGTTCGGCAAGACCTACTTCTTTTGGAGCAGTTAGAAATACAATCCAATGGAAAGGGTTTAATCTTTCTTTAAACATAAGCTATAGACTTGGATATTACTACAGAAGAAATTCAGTAAATTATACCAATGTTCTATTAGGAAGCGGTGATCATGCAGATTTTAACAACCGATGGAGAAGCCCAGGAGATGAGTTAACTACTTCGGTTCCTTCTATTCCAGCCATTGCTAATATAAATAGAGACAATTTATTTTTATTTTCCGAAGCACTTGTTGAAAGAGGGGATCATATCAGACTACAGGATATTAGATTGGGTTATCAACTATCAAAAAATGAAATACCAAAAATTCCCTTTGAAAGAGCAGAAATTTATTTCTATGCTAATAATCTAGGGATTTTATGGAAAGCAAGTAACGATGTTCTAGATCCTGATTTTCAGTTAGCAAGACCCTTGACTAGTATTTCAGTAGGCTTAAAAGTTGACTTCTAG
- a CDS encoding DUF6520 family protein, translating into MSSFIKRVPLFAFVLAAVFAFAFTQPKSAIEGQLFANVGGEWQPIPDVPPGTTYLCDGEEEICTAKFLNDDPSDMNNRIQGSETIGFYIEL; encoded by the coding sequence ATGAGTTCATTCATAAAACGAGTACCATTATTTGCATTTGTATTGGCTGCTGTATTTGCTTTTGCGTTTACGCAGCCGAAAAGTGCCATAGAAGGACAGTTGTTTGCAAATGTCGGAGGAGAGTGGCAACCAATTCCTGATGTTCCTCCTGGAACCACCTACTTATGCGATGGAGAGGAGGAAATTTGTACGGCTAAGTTTCTTAACGATGATCCAAGCGATATGAATAACCGAATTCAAGGATCAGAAACTATTGGTTTTTACATTGAACTTTAA